The following proteins are co-located in the Rippkaea orientalis PCC 8801 genome:
- a CDS encoding tetratricopeptide repeat protein encodes MSDSTTLSDRYFALIDSIVETTLKGNIRSKEQVYQLLVNGITKGTGEVFERALFERIESTKSQLETKVKATRILRALQTIEAEWKRWEKENQTDQAIARSIEQILGSNPNEYLLTFFKLIDPNNSPNLTRDQLKKLGQALLTQTSSETLPELGQGIIDGLNTFAQLEPDLITWIYEQNQSLLGFGSQKNSPWSWWEKKISSPLAKQLFETLNQQTSILQFTEVTYQVELRAWVELMLLLDYLQQGLVNWFDQQPYNAQFGKKLSYSTFLSFAVIWGQLSEGFYRHQKQLQEGCFLLMLQTLRKFARREDFPLYGGIFASFSGDYLQETLNYFDDPLKQVERTQEKAKILTLLGYSQGTLGQYNKAKSFHEEALSIAREASDAITEIANLNHLSRLEVYQKNYNEAINYSQRALILARQVGNRLGEANGLVNLGYSEVFKARELETMETTIYEQAISYLEQGLQIAQRLEDSQSQALAYNSLGIAYVVLAKPTAAITVLEKGTNIALLSGDIYLQGLNFTYLAEAYYSLGNQEKTIVYGAIGMSLLARINSQEWRQAAGLITIVKGKMQHNQFQNLLENNRSNIIKIIGIDGYNSLAELLEKYQ; translated from the coding sequence ATGTCTGACTCAACTACTTTATCTGATCGCTATTTTGCTTTAATTGATTCGATTGTTGAAACAACCCTAAAAGGGAATATTCGTTCTAAAGAACAAGTTTATCAATTATTAGTTAACGGGATTACTAAAGGGACGGGGGAGGTATTTGAACGTGCTTTATTTGAACGCATAGAAAGCACAAAAAGTCAATTAGAAACGAAAGTTAAAGCCACTCGTATTTTAAGAGCGTTACAAACCATTGAAGCAGAGTGGAAACGATGGGAAAAAGAGAATCAAACTGATCAAGCGATCGCGCGTTCTATTGAGCAAATTTTGGGGAGTAATCCTAATGAGTATCTATTGACTTTTTTTAAGTTAATTGATCCCAATAATTCACCGAATTTAACCAGAGATCAACTCAAAAAATTAGGACAAGCTTTATTAACACAAACTTCCTCTGAAACCTTGCCAGAATTAGGACAAGGAATTATCGATGGATTAAACACTTTCGCTCAGTTAGAACCTGATTTAATCACCTGGATTTATGAACAAAATCAAAGTCTTTTAGGGTTTGGATCTCAAAAAAATAGTCCTTGGAGTTGGTGGGAAAAAAAGATTAGTAGTCCCTTAGCTAAACAACTCTTTGAAACCCTCAATCAACAGACTTCTATTCTACAATTTACTGAGGTTACTTATCAGGTAGAATTGAGAGCTTGGGTTGAATTAATGCTCTTACTTGATTATCTGCAACAAGGCTTAGTTAATTGGTTTGATCAACAGCCTTATAATGCCCAATTTGGCAAAAAATTATCCTATAGCACCTTTTTAAGTTTTGCCGTTATTTGGGGACAATTATCCGAAGGATTTTATCGTCATCAAAAACAGTTACAAGAAGGCTGTTTTTTACTCATGCTACAGACTTTACGGAAATTTGCTAGACGGGAAGACTTTCCCCTTTATGGAGGTATTTTTGCTTCATTTTCTGGAGATTATTTGCAAGAAACCCTTAATTATTTTGATGATCCATTAAAACAGGTTGAAAGAACCCAAGAAAAGGCTAAAATTCTTACACTATTGGGCTATTCTCAGGGTACTTTAGGACAGTATAATAAAGCTAAATCCTTTCATGAAGAAGCATTATCCATTGCTCGTGAAGCGTCTGATGCTATTACAGAAATTGCCAATCTCAATCATTTAAGTCGTCTTGAAGTATACCAAAAAAACTACAATGAAGCCATTAATTATAGTCAACGTGCCTTAATTTTAGCTCGTCAAGTGGGTAACAGATTAGGAGAAGCTAATGGATTAGTCAATTTAGGTTATAGTGAAGTCTTTAAAGCGCGTGAATTGGAAACAATGGAAACAACGATTTATGAGCAAGCGATTAGTTATTTAGAACAGGGATTACAAATAGCTCAACGCTTAGAAGACTCCCAAAGTCAAGCATTAGCTTATAATAGTTTAGGTATTGCTTATGTTGTTTTAGCTAAACCCACTGCTGCTATTACAGTACTAGAAAAAGGGACAAATATCGCCTTGCTTTCAGGGGATATTTATCTACAAGGATTGAATTTTACCTATCTAGCAGAAGCTTATTATAGTTTAGGCAATCAGGAAAAAACTATCGTTTATGGTGCTATAGGAATGTCACTTTTAGCGCGAATTAATTCTCAAGAATGGCGACAAGCCGCAGGATTAATAACAATTGTTAAAGGAAAAATGCAACATAATCAATTTCAGAATTTATTAGAAAACAATCGATCTAATATTATTAAAATTATTGGCATTGATGGCTATAATAGTTTAGCAGAATTACTAGAAAAATATCAATAA